Within the Candidatus Saccharibacteria bacterium oral taxon 488 genome, the region ATGTCGCTCAACTTACCAGCCAGCGGCACGGTCACCGTGGTGGTCAACATGTAAGCAGTCACGATGAAGCCAAGCGACGAAAAGCTATTAAATTCCTTGACAATCGCCGCCAGCGCCGTCGAGACAATCGTTTGATCCAGCGCCACCAAAAACAGTGCGCTCATCACCGCACTCATGACGATTAATTTATTTCTGATCGATAATTCGTGTAGCATTGTTACCTTTCATGTTATTCAAGTATCAGTAGCCCATAAATGTAAGAACTCTCAACTACCCAGTATGATTTACACCTGCACCCAAGTGTAATATTTTACGCCGGATGGGCGGTTGGTGTCAAGAAGCAGTCAGGCAGACAGAATCTGCCCCCAACCCAGCCTTGCCAAAACTCTTACTTCACCAGCTGTAGTCGCTCAACCAGCCAGTCTCTTGGCAGGATCGACAAGAACCAGCCAGCACGCGGGCCGGAATCTTTGCCAATGAGCACGCGGTAGATGGTGGTGAAGAGTTCCCGCGGCGACAGTAAACCGCTTTCCTTGTAGGTGTAAATTGCTTGATGAAACCAATTACCATCAGCCTCAGCCGGCGCCCCGGCGATGTCGTCAGCTAATCGCCGCAGGTATTCTTTTTGTTCTGGCGAAAACTCATCGGGACGCACCTCGTCCGCCAGGCGAAACTTCAATGACTCAGGCGCCCACTTTTCCAGCCACCGACTGACATAGCCTAGTTCCGTAATAATCACCGTCTCTTCCTCATCGACGATGCGGGCATATTCCGGACTGCGCCGCAAAATTTCTACCGTTTTTGCCGTGTCGCACAGCGCTGCTTGGTATGAAATGACGAGATGCGAGAATGGAATTGAGCTGACTGCTGGCTGATCTAGCCCGTCAGTACACAAGAATAATAGCTGTTCGTCGAGCTCATTTTGTGGATGCTGCTTCATCGCCGCGAAGTCGTCAACCAGCCGCACCAGGCTATCGGTCTCGTCAAAATACAGCCGCTTGGCCGGCGAATACCGGAGCATGAAATAGCGCACCACTTCAGGCGGCAACATATCGACGACATCGTGCGCATTCACGCCGGTGCCTTTGCTGGCGCTCATCTTTTTGGTATCACCAGTGCGATTAATAAAGTCGTACGGCACCGGTACTGGCGCATCAATGTTATAAACCTCGCGGGCGATCCGCTTACC harbors:
- the lysS gene encoding lysine--tRNA ligase — translated: MKWLDDIVDQFQSVDKEVLVSSGASPSGVYHVGHLREIVIADAVVRALKQAGIRARHVHVSDNLDAFRKVPVNLPASYEQYLGMPLCTVPSPDDRYGSWGDFCLKPFLDSADKIGVTMDVIYASDKYRSGFFVPAIERSLKRIGKAKSAIQEVSGRQLDDQWSPIQIMEHGRLKNRRFISMDSDAKTITYRSHDDSEHTVRYDDGQVKLDWRLDWPGRWWLLGVDVEPFGRDHATKGGSYDTGKRIAREVYNIDAPVPVPYDFINRTGDTKKMSASKGTGVNAHDVVDMLPPEVVRYFMLRYSPAKRLYFDETDSLVRLVDDFAAMKQHPQNELDEQLLFLCTDGLDQPAVSSIPFSHLVISYQAALCDTAKTVEILRRSPEYARIVDEEETVIITELGYVSRWLEKWAPESLKFRLADEVRPDEFSPEQKEYLRRLADDIAGAPAEADGNWFHQAIYTYKESGLLSPRELFTTIYRVLIGKDSGPRAGWFLSILPRDWLVERLQLVK